The Lampris incognitus isolate fLamInc1 chromosome 17, fLamInc1.hap2, whole genome shotgun sequence genome contains a region encoding:
- the arf2b gene encoding ADP-ribosylation factor 2b, whose protein sequence is MGNVFASLFKGLFGKKEMRILMVGLDAAGKTTILYKLKLGEIVTTIPTIGFNVETVEYKNISFTVWDVGGQDKIRPLWRHYFQNTQGLIFVVDSNDRERVNEAREELSRMLSEDELRDAVLLVFANKQDLPNAMNAAEITDKLGLHALRQRNWYIQATCATSGDGLYEGLDWLSNQLKNQK, encoded by the exons ATGGGGAATGTATTTGCAAGCTTATTCAAGGGCCTATTTGGCAAGAAAGAGATGAGGATTCTTATGGTAGGGCTTGATGCTGCTGGCAAAACGACCATCCTGTACAAACTCAAACTTGGAGAGATAGTCACCACCATTCCCACCATTG GTTTCAATGTTGAAACAGTAGAATACAAGAATATCAGCTTCACAGTGTGGGATGTGGGTGGTCAGGACAAAATCAGGCCGCTGTGGCGCCACTACTTCCAGAACACTCAAG GGCTTATTTTTGTGGTGGACagcaatgacagagagagagtgaatgaggcgAGAGAGGAGCTGTCAAGAATGCTTTCTGAGGACGAGCTCAGAGATGCAGTGTTGCTTGTTTTTGCAAACAAACAG GATCTCCCAAATGCTATGAATGCTGCAGAGATCACAGACAAGCTGGGTTTGCATGCCCTTCGCCAGCGCAACTGGTACATCCAGGCCACCTGCGCCACCAGTGGTGATGGCCTGTATGAGGGCCTAGACTGGCTCTCCAACCAACTTAAGAACCAGAAATGA